Within Mongoliitalea daihaiensis, the genomic segment GCCTTGGTGATTTCCAATTCTCCTGCTGCCAACGTGATCTCGTAGTTCGAATCTAATCCACCTGTTAAGGTGATTGGATAAGTACCTACTCCTGAACTTGCTGTCGCTGTCGTTGAAATGCTTGGCTCGGTGCTTACTTCGGTATCACCGTTCACCAAACCAGTGTAAGTGAAGGTCAATGTTGGATTCACTTCCCCGTAAACTTTGCTTTGGTTATCTGCTGTGATGGTTAGAGAGGCTTTCTCTACAGTTAGCGTATGTTCTATTGGATTTGCAGCAAAGTGAGTCTCATCCCCTTCCTGCGTTGCTGAAATGGTAGTAGTACCCGCTTTCAAAATTGTAGCTTGATTGCCTGAAATATTGACGATGCTTGGGTCTGCTGCCGTGTATACCACTATCAGTCCTTTATCAGTTTGTTCATTTCCTAAATCAAAGGATTCATCTCCGTAAGTTTTTGTTTCAATTTCTGGAAATGTAATTATTTGGGAAAATATAACCAGTTCTAATCCTGGAATAGGATTTACCTCTACACTCGTTTCTACCTCATCATAGGTGATCGTTTTTAAATAAGGATAAGAAATATAACCATTATCACTTTCAGCCACCTTTATAATCCAAATTGATTCAAAATCCCAATCAGCTTCTGTGAAAGTAGTTTTTGTTTTCATTTCGGAAGTTGACAAACCTGTTCCTCCTCCGATATTTTCTTCCTCACCTGATATTTGTATATCCCAGAAGGACTGCAGAAGAGAGCTGTTAAAAAATGAACCTGTTAAGATCCCAACATATTCACCCTCTCCTTGGACTTCACCTGTCGAATAAATATTCTGGAGTAGAATGTTATCCCCATATCCCACAATACCTCCTATATAATTGTCGCTTCCTATAACATCAACCTGGGAATAAGCATTGATAATTTTGCTTTGGTAGGCTTGCCCTACCAAACCACCTAGATATCTAACTCCAGATATTGTGCCTTTTGCAAATGATTTGCTTATAAAATTTTCAGAACCCCAAGTGTAATAAGAACCAACTAATCCTCCTATCGACTCGGTACCAGAAATAGAAACATCAGCAAAACTATTTTCAATTCTTCCATTATAAAATTCTCCTGAAAATCCTCCCAAGTAGTATTGTCCAGAAAGATCTCCTTCCGCCGAGGAGTTTAGAATACTTACCGCATACCCCCCACCAATCAAAAGGCCTCCTGAATATTCAGTTGAAATTATATTCCCATTAATTACTTGAACATTTTCGAAAAGAGTATTTTCTGCGTATCCTGCTATACTTCCTGATGAACTCTGTCCCTCTATGTTGAAATTTTTTAGTATGAGATTTTTAACTGAAGAATTATATAGATATTCAAAGATTCCATTACCCCAATGATTAGGCCTAAAACAATTTAGATCAGCGATAGTATATCCTTTTCCATCCAAATTTATATTTCCTATATAATTTGCGGGCAACCATCCAATCCCTTCATTTGCACTTGGGGATGCATAGATATTATACCCACTACTAGAATTATCTAAATCATTGTTTAAAATGAAATAATTATCATTGAAGTATCTAATATTAAATAGATGTTCCCAATCCTCAATTTGGTAAGGATCCAGGATTGTACCAGTTCCTCCTGCAAAAAACTCTTTGGTATTTTCTACTGTAATTGAGGCTGTGGCCGTATTGCCTGACGCATCTGTAACAGTATAGGTAATCGTCGTGATTCCAGGTGCATAAGAACGCTGACCTACCTGACCCAAACCAGAGGCTGATGTGGCTCCGGACATTTGCCAGGAAAGTTGAGGCTCTGAACAATTATCACCAAAAACCACATCTGGAACAGTTGTTTCCCAATTAACCGAAGACTCTGATTGCCCAGCTAAGTTTTCTGATACTGAAAGAAATGGATTTTGATTATCCAAAATCGATACCAATAAAGACTCTGTCGCAATGTTCCCAGCATTATCTTCTGCGGTCCAAAAGATGGTGGTTTCCCCCAATCCAAGGGATATATCGCTTAACGAATTACTCCCTGATGCATATTCTTGAATGTACGCATGAGGGCCTACGCTGATTTGAATATCGTCCCAAGATACTCCCCCGCCACCAGAAAAAACGACTCTCCAAGATCCAGAACTATAGTTAGTATTTTGATTAAAAGAAAGTACTTGATTAGTTACTGTATTGGTGAAAGTTCCTGTAATATTTGACCCATTATCAACGAATTCAACGCGGACTGGATTTGAATAAAAAGCATTTCCCGGACGACCGTCAAACGAGGTACTTGTTAAATTGGTCTGCCCATTGTTGAAGTTATGAATCCTAAAGTATAAACTATTTAGAGGTTCATTTGATCCTGATGGATTTTTCAAACCAGTTGCCCTTGTTCCAATAAATGCGATTGCGGTGCCATTAAATCTTAATGTAGCACTAACATAAATTGGGTTTTCTACTGAAGGGATAAAATTGGCAATAGTTCTAAGCGTACCTCTGTCATCTCCACCACCACTTCGGTAGGCCCCATTTACCACTGAACCAGAGGCAGAACCGATTTCAAAGTTGTTGCTATCCCAAGAGCCTGAATTGAAATTTTCAGATACTAGGTTTGGATTTGGTAGAAGTTTTTGAAGCGAGTATGTAAGTGAAGTAATAGTTCCACTATTATCTGTTACTGAAATCGGATCAAATTCGGTTCCTTGAACCAGATAAACACAATTGTCTTCATCTGTATTTTTTGTAGCATTATTAGGCACACTAATTTCAGGATCCACGTCATCAGCCAACGTTGTAAAACTCTCCACTCCTCCATAACTCGTTCCAGCACTACTAGTAGCATAAGCCTGAACAAAATAAGTTGTGACTGATTCAAGTCCATTGATTACTTCGCTGAATGATCCAGTACCTGAACCAGAAGAAATGGAGACTACTCCACTTTCTCCAATAGTAGGAGAATTATCTGTAGTGGAATAAACAAAACCCCTAGCAGTAATCGAAGCCCCACCGTCAGATGAAATTAGACCACTCAATGTTGCACCTGTAAATCCTATCATATCAGGAGCAGAAGTTAAAACTTCAGGCAATGATGGTCCTGACGCCATGGTAAGGACCAACTCTGGTTTGTTCGTATGCTCTCGACTATTTATCCCAACGTAAGACATTCCGGAGTTATTCCCAATCAACACTAGGGTGACCACCTTGTCTCCTGCAAACTCACTTTGAACAAATGAAGTAACGTCAATTTCTATCCATCCTGTTGCACTGATACTGGTTTGTCCTAGTGGAGAATCTTTTGAAGGCACATTGCTTGTATTTTCAAGCCAACTATCATTGGATGATCCAAAAGCTTTTAAAAAAATACCGGTTCCTTCTACGTAATTGACATTCACTCGGAGTTTAGCTTCCTGTACAGTGCCTGAAAGATCAACTGGAATAGAAAACTTCATAAACGCTTCCATAAAGCCATAGCCATAAACAGGATCGTTTCCTATGTATAAAGATTGATCATTTGGGTAAGAGCCCACATCATCAATTGCGGAATCCATTATTGGATACAGTGCAATTGGTCCCGAACCATCAGTAGTTGTAAAGGTAACCTGGTCTCCGTAGCTAGTCCCAGCACTATTGATTGAATAAGCGCGTGTATAATACGTAGTAGTAAGACTCAACCCTGTTACTTGGGTAGAGAAAGCACCAGAACCAGTGCCCATGGTGATCTTAGTGTTTGATGTTGTAGGATTTGTGGTAGTACTGAATACTACTCCTCGTTCAGTAATGATCCCTCCCCCGTCACTCGTGACATTTCCGCCCAGGGTAGCGAAAGTTCCCGCTACATTACTTGGTGTACTGGTAGTGACTGTTGATAAAGATGCTACGGCTGGCCCAACGATCAGATTATCAAAATACAAATCAAGTAAACCAGAAAACATCAATGTAACACTAGTGACATTGACATTCTTACTTAAAGTTACAGTTGAATTTATACCAAAAGTTTCGCTAGCCTCCCCAGATCCATTGTAATTGACTCTTAAGAACGGAGGTGGATAGAAAGTAGAATTATTAACATTTGTATATTTTAACCAAACTCCATAAAACTGAAACCGCTCCCCGTCTTTTCTTTTGATTGTGACAGATGTGGTAGCTGCTGTGCTGTACCAAAGACTAGAGCTATTGGAAACTCCTCCATTGGGAGAAAAAGCCCACCCTCCATTACCTCCATTTAATAACTCATAAACCACTCCGTTGATGGTTACCTCTGCCGAGGTTTTCCAAGAGGGTACAGTTGGATGAGAGATTAGCGTTGGAGATGAGTTAAATTGTTCGGTAGTTTGCCCTGCTAGTAAATGTGGAATACTTAGGAAGAAAGCAAAAAGAAGACCTTTCCAAATATTTAACAACAAACTATTGTTTCCAGGACTTTTTCCATACCCATGCAAGAGATAATTATTGCTGATTCCGTCCATGAGGATAAAGGTTAAATTATGAATGTATGCGATGATTTTTTGTAAATCACACCATTCTTCACAGCATTTCCTACACACAAATGTTCCAAAAACAGCTTTTGAAACATGAAGTGAGAGAAGTCCAAAATTGGAGAATTGAAATACAAAAACTACAATTTGAAAAATAGAGGGTCAAAGAATTTTTTTTGATTTTAAAAAATTTTCAAAAAAATCTCTCTTGAATTATCACAAATATGAAAAAAAATTGCTTTTAAGTAAAAAAAATTTCACTTAACTATAAACAAAACAACTCTTCAAACCGATTTACCACATCAAACCATTCCCATTTCCAAAGAGAGAATAGGTCACCATAAATTCATGTGTAGTATTGGGTAAAAGGTAAGCCCCTAACATGGGCATTTCATAGATATAGCCAATTCGAAATCTATCCAGCACCAATCCTACTTGAAAACTATGCGCATAATTGAAACGATGTCCCCCTCCCAACCATATTCTTTTTGCCATCAATACTTTGAAATTAACCTCAATATTGTCTGGAAGATCATTCTGACCTCTATACATGACATTTGTAGCAATCATCAGATTATCGGTCAACTCACTTCTATAACCTGCTTGGAAAATAAGTACACGAGGTTTACGCTCCATAAATGCATCTCCTCCGTTAATTTGTCCTACATTGACATTATGCACGGCAGTTGAAATATAGTAATCCTTGTGCGTCAATGCAATTCCTAGATTAAAGTCTAAAATTTGCATATCCGAAAAGCTATTGGCATACTGTCCAAGAATTGGATCCAACGATTCTTGAATAGTGAATTTTGTGCCGTCCAACTGAACAAGGTTATAATTTATCCCAGCTCCCAAGCGCAAATTATGCTCGGTTGTAAGTTGAATTCGGGAGGCATAACTCAGGATAAGCTCTGTTTCCACAAAAGCCCCATATTGATCATGAAACATATTCACACCAAGGGCATTTTTTCCTAGTAAGGCAGGATCAGAAACTCCAGAAAGCTCTCCGAAATCAAGTTCTCCCGATATAAAATAAGTCATAGGTGCTCCTTCCCAGCCTACCCATTGATTACGGACAAACCCTCGAATCATGGAGCCTTCATACCCCGTCAAGCCAGGATTGTAGTAACTCTGCAAGTGACTAAACTGGCTAATATACTTACGGGATTGGGCAAAGACCGAAGTAGTCAAGCCTAAGTAAATAATGACTATCAATAGCTTCTTCATAGTTCTTTTTTCTGAAGTAAAGGGGGAAAGGTAAAAGGAGAAAGGATAGCAAAAGAATTCATAATCAACCTTTAACTTGTTCTTTCACCTTTTCCTTACCCCTTTTTCCTAAATTTTTATTTCCTTATCAAGTTCAACATACCTCTTCTGATTTCTCCTGTTTCCCCGACTTCAGCCGTCCAGAAGTATGTACCTATCGCCAATTCCTTACCGTTGTAAGTACCGTCCCAACGTTTATCTGGGTCATGCGTAATGAAGACTTGAGCTCCACTTCTTTCATAAATTTGAATACGCACATCTTTGTAGAATCTCAACTCAGGGATACCCCAAGTATCGTTGAAACCATCCCCATTTGGAGAGAAGGTATTGTAGATAACAATATCTGCTACTGCTGGCCTCAATCGAATGATTGTAAATACCTTATCCACAATATTTCCATCTCTATCTTCTACTCTCAGGGTTACCTGGAACTCTGTTCGTCCAGCCTGTTGATCCTGACTGCTCCAGAATAAGGTATTATTTCTGATTTGGAAGAATTGATTGTCAGTTGCATTAGGAATCAAGCTTAAGAAGTGAATATTATCATAGTCATCTTCTATTACAAAATCTCCGATTGCAACCTCAAACACATCTGGCTTAGCCTCAAATACATTGTTGGTCAAAGTAATATCGGTCAAGAATGGTTTTGGCAATACAATGATCCTAACCTCAGCTTTGATTTGAAGTGGATTTGTCAAATACTCATTCAGCTCAATGCTACCCGTAATAGGATACGTTCCTCTTCTGAAACTATTCACTGTCGTAGTATTCCAAACCACTGGAACTTCTACAATGAATCCATTTCCAGTTACAATGAACATCGTTTCAGGAAGAACATTGCTAAAGTCTGTGGCACCCCAATTGACAAGGTAATCTTTGAAATCATATACCACACCTGTGATGAATGTTCGCTCAATTGGAATATCAAATGGCTCAATGTTTACCACGGTGACAGCGGATGCTGAATTACCGTTAACATCGGTTACGGTCAAGGTTACCAGATTGTCTCCCACATTCACATTAGTAAATACAGAAGGTGATACAGTCATAGTAGCAATACCACAGTTGTCAAATGATCCATTGTCAACCATTTCTGGTGTGATGGTTACTTGACCATTGGATTCAAGTTTGACAGTAATTGCCTTCACCACGACTGTAGGTGGTATACTATCAATTACTGTTATCACTTGAGTTGATGTAGCAGTATTGCCCGCAGCATCACGAACAGTCCATGTCACGACAGTCTCACCCATAGGGAAGACGGACGGTGCATCATTTGAAATGGATGCAACAGTGCAATTATCGTCTGCGACTGCTAATCCTAAATTCACATTGAATGCCACGCAAGAATTGTTTGCAAAGACACTGACATTTGCTGGAGCTGTGATGGTAGGAGGAATATTATCCACAACTGTCACTTTCTGAATTGCTCTAGCAATGTTGCCACTACCATCCGTCACAATCCATGTTACCAATGTCTCGCCCACTGGGAAGACCTCCGGTGCATCATTTTCCACTACTCCAATCGAACAGTTATCTGCCACTTGAGGCATACCCAAGTTTGGAATAGCTAGTTGGCAATTTTCTCCTGCATTAATTACGATATCCTCAGGAGCAATGATCGTAGGAGGCGTTTTATCCACAACTGTCACCAGTTGTGTGGCAGTAGTTGTATTTCCTGCTACATCCCTTGCTGTCCAAGTTACTACAGTGACTCCCAATGGGAATGCATCTGGTGCATCGTTGGTGACTGTCACCCCTGAACAATTATCAGCTACAGCTGGTATACCTAGATTTTCAATGATCGCTTCACAAGAATTATCCGCAGAAACCGTAATATTCATTGGCGCGAGGATAATTGGTGGTACATTATCATTTACCCGTACCTCAAAGGTCTGAACAGTAGTACATGCACCTTCCAAACTTGCAGTTACCGTAATAACCACATTCGCAGAGCTCCCTTGTACTACAAATGCAGGGATTCTTGGTGTTAAACCAGTAGCAGTACCGTCTATCAATCCAATGGATGCTCCACCTGTCCAAGTGAATTCCACTTCGGCATTGAAAGGATTCGCATCAAGGAATATTGGACCTACCTCTTGACCTTGGCACAACGGCCCAATATCGTCAATTGGTGCAATGAACAATGTCCCAGAGCTAGCTACTTCTATATTCGTAAGTTCAACAGAACATCCATTCGCATCTGTAACAAGTGCAGTGTATGTACCTGCTGTCAATCCTGTCGCAGTCTGTGAAGTCTGTCCATTACTCCATAGGTAGGTGTAAGGACCTACACCACCACTCACATCAATGCTAACCGTTCCATCCGCAAGACCTGCACAGCTTTCATTCGTCTGAGCAATTACTTTTGCAATTACAGGTGTAGGACTTCCAATTGTAACCATCGCTTGAGTGGTACATCCACCTGCAACATCTGTTACTACGACAGTATATTGACCTGCTGCCAATTCTGTAGCAGTAGCCGTTGTCTGTCCATCACTCCACAAGTAAGTAAATGTTCCTGAACCTCCGCTACCTGCTACAGTAGCTTCCCCGTCTGCAGCACCGGCACAACTAACATCTTGGCTAGATGTAATCATGGCACTAATAGCTGTAGGATCATTGAGATTCACAGTGGCCTGAGCCTGGCAACCATTTACATCCATGACAGTGACGAAATAAGTTCCAGACCGGAGCCCATTCGCAGTGGCCGTAGTCTGACCATCGCTCCATAGGTACGTATAAGGACCAACTCCTCCAGTCGCTTCAACCGTAGCAGAACCAGTGCTTCCACCATCACAGCTTGGGTTGGTACTTGTTACTATTGCAGCCGCAAGTGAACTTTCTGTTTCATTGATTACAATATTTTCAACCGTAAACTCACAGCCGTTTGCATCTTTTACTATCACACTGTACACACCTGCTAACAAGCCTGTAGCCGTTTGATCGGTAGATCCATTGCTCCACAAGAAAGCATAATGTCCGCTTCCGCCTATTGGGTTCACAGTAGCTGTTCCGGTATTTCCACCAGTACAAAGGATATCCACCGTTTCAACAGTAGCTGAAAGACTTTCACTTGGCTCCGTGATGACAATGCTATCCAATGTCAACTGACATCCATTTGCATCTGTAGCAGTCACTGTGTAAGTTCCAGCACTTAAGCCTGTAGCTGTAGCTGTAGTCTGACCATCACTCCATAGGTAGGTATATGGACCTACACCCCCAGAGATTGCGATGGAAGCAGTTCCATTACTTTCGTTATTACAACTTACATCAGTGCTATTTATTACCTGACCTACTAAAGGCGTTGGCTCATTAATAGTCACCATTGCAGTCGTTACACATCCACCAGTTGCGTCTGTCACAATCACAGTATATTTACCCGCTGCCAAACCAGTAGCCGTAGCCGTAGTCTGAGCTGCCTGATCATTCCATAGATAGGTAAATGCTCCTGAACCTCCGGAAGCCAATACCGTAGCCTCACCATCAGTTCCTCCAGCACAGGTTACTTGAATACTTTCGCTGATAGAGGCAGTAATTCCTGTTGGATCTGTCAGTAGGATGCTTCCTTGTGTGGTACATCCGGCTTCATCTGTGACAGTAACAAAGTGACTACCTGCTGTCAAACCTGTCGCAGTAGCTGTAGTCTGCCCATTGCTCCATAAATATGTATAAACTCCTGTACCACCCTGTGCTTGAACGGTAGCTGTACCGCTTGTTTCTCCCTCGCAACTTGGGTTTTCAAAATCCACAATGGATGCTGTCAGACTTTCTTCCGGCTCTTCAATTACGATGTTTTCTACTGTGAATGTACATCCACCTGCATCTCTCACCGTAACACTATATATACCGGCAGTCAGTCCTTTGGCCACCTGATCGGTGGAACCATTACTCCACAGATAGGTGAATGGAGCTGTTCCACCTGTTGGAATCACTTTTGCTTCACCACTGGCATTACCTTTACAAAGGATAGCTATTGTCTCAACGGTAGCCGAAATACTAGCCACAGGCTGTTCAACCACCAGGTTATCCAAGATTGCGATACAACCGTTGACATCAGTAACCGTTACAAAATAGGTCCCTGCTTCCAAATTGGTTGCTGTTGGAGTCGTTTGACCATCACTCCACAAGAATGTGTATGGACCAACGCCTCCCGTCACTCCTACACGTAGACTTCCATTGGAGGCATCCGTACAGCTTACATCCACCTGATTTACTAATTCAAGTATCAATGGCGTAGGTTGATTCACACGGAATGCTACATTGAAGGCACATGCATTTTCATCCGTTACGACTACATTGTAGTTACCCGCCAACAGCCCGTCAAAGATGCCTGTTGTATTGGTTACTTGACCGTTTAAAGTAAAGCTATAGGTTCCTGATCCGCCTGAAGCAGTAATCGTAGCAGTTACTTCTCCATTTACACAAAGCACATCGTCCACTGCCACAGTTGCTGCTAGATCGTTGTTTTCATTTCTGATATTTACAAGCGTTGTCGCTGTACATCCAGAACCCTCCGCTGTGAATGTAGCGATGTAAGCGCCGGCAGATAGATTAGAGAATGTAGCAGGAGATGCTAAAGCTGGCCCTCCATTCAAGGATATCGTACCCGCTTGGTTACCTTGTAAGGTTACTTCTCCGATCGCAACATTGCATTGGGTATCAGTGATGCTAATTGCTTCTATTGCAGCTGCTGCTTGCAGGATCAATCGTTTGGTAGCTACAGCGGTTTGACAAACCGAACCTTGAGCACCTGTCACAGTCATGGTTAATGTGACTACACCTGTTTCACCAGTCGCCGGCACATACGTAGGGCTCAATGTAGAAGCATTTTGCAAGCTACCTTGACCATCATGTGTCCAAAGAATAGCACCTACATTTGAAGCTTCTGCATCCAATACTTGGTAGCTACTATCTCCACATAGCGCCACTTCCACACCTGCAAATGCAGTTGGTTGTCTCCAAATTGTCAGTACCATGGTATCGGATTCTTCTCCTCCGTCACCACTCACAGTGATTGTCAATTGTACTTGACCGGTCAAAATATCGGAATCCGAAATAGTATACACTGGATTCAAAATTGTTGCATCGGAGAAAGTACCTGTTCCCGAACTAGTCCAACGGATAGCATTGGTTGCCGTTGCCACAGCGTTGACAAGCTCGTAACTACCTTCTGTGTCACAAATATTTGCATCCGTTCCAGCAAATACTGTTGGATTTTCAAAGATGGTCAACTCAAATGAATCATCCTGATCGGCACATGTACCAAATCCTTCAGCTGTCAACGTGATCGTAACTGAGCCTGCTGCAATATCAGCCTCACTTGGAGTATACGTTGGTGTTGGGGAATTCGCATTTGCAAATGTACCTGTTCCTGATGTACTCCAGGTCAAACCTGCCTGATAGCTTGCCGAAGCACCTGTGATAATCAACTGCTGACCTGCAGCAATTGCTCTGTCTTCCCCTACGCTGACAATTGGAATTCTCCAAAGAGTCAAGGTTAAATTATCTGAATTGCTATCACCGCCAGCACCGATTGCTGTCAAGGTCAAACGAACCTGTCCGTCTAAGTAATCTGCCAAACTTGGTGTATACGTCGCATTCACAATGTTTGAATTATCAAATGTCCCAGAGCCAGAAGTAGTCCAAATCACTGTCACAAAGTTGAATGCTTCTGCATCCACAATGAAATAACTTCCTTCACTTTCACACATCTCGGCGTCCGAACCTGCATCTGCTCCAGTATCTGCAATTGGAGTTGCAAATACAGTCAATTCCATACTACTAGCGGTTGGTATACAAGTACCAAGAGGAGTTGCTGTGATCGTTAGAGTAACAGAACCTGCTTGCACATCAGCTATACTTGGGGAATATGCAGGATTTACCACATTCGTATTGGTAAATGTACCTGTACCTGATGATGTCCAAGTCACTGATGCAAAATTCGAAGCACTAGCTCCAGTCAAGATATATGGTTGAGAAGCACCTGTTGAAGCATTAGGTCCCGCAAAAGCTGTAGCCTGTCTCCATAGCGTCAATACCATACTGTCTGTTGCCGTACCGCCTGCTCCCGTAACTGTCATCGTCAAGGTAACCGAACCGTTGGCAATATCAGCAGTACTTGGGGTATAGATAGGCGTTAGCGTCGTGCCGTCCGCAAACGTACCTGTCCCGCTGGTGCTCCAGCTGATCGTTCCGTTCGCAGCACTTGTGCCGATTAATTCATAAATATCCGTTGTAACATCTCCCGTGATACAGATCGCAGCATCTGCTCCTGCATTCGCAGCAGGATTCTCGCTGATCGTCAAGATCATCGTATCCACTGCATCACCGCAAGTTCCCAATCCTGAAGCTGTCAGTGTAAGCGTTACTGTCGCTTCACCGTTGACAAACGTCAAGGCTGTTAAATCAGGAGTGAATGTAGGGTTCAATGCATTCGCATTGTTGAACGTGCCACTTGCTGCACTCCAGGTTACTGTGTTGAAGTTCGTAGCCGTAGCTCCGCTTAGGGTATAGCTGCTGCCTGCTGCGATTACCGCATCAGGGCCGGCATTCGATGTGGCCAGTCTGTACAAGGTCAGCACCATCGTATCTGTTGCTGTTCCTCCTGCTCCTGTCACCGTGATCGTCAACTGTACCTGTCCGCTTTCGAAGTCTGCAGCACTTGGCGTGTACACAGCATTGATCGCTGTCACATCGTCAAAGCTTCCGCTGCCGCTCGTAGTCCACTGTACCGTGCCGTTC encodes:
- a CDS encoding PorP/SprF family type IX secretion system membrane protein, which translates into the protein MKKLLIVIIYLGLTTSVFAQSRKYISQFSHLQSYYNPGLTGYEGSMIRGFVRNQWVGWEGAPMTYFISGELDFGELSGVSDPALLGKNALGVNMFHDQYGAFVETELILSYASRIQLTTEHNLRLGAGINYNLVQLDGTKFTIQESLDPILGQYANSFSDMQILDFNLGIALTHKDYYISTAVHNVNVGQINGGDAFMERKPRVLIFQAGYRSELTDNLMIATNVMYRGQNDLPDNIEVNFKVLMAKRIWLGGGHRFNYAHSFQVGLVLDRFRIGYIYEMPMLGAYLLPNTTHEFMVTYSLFGNGNGLMW